One Ilumatobacter fluminis genomic window, CACGGCGACGTGCTTCTGCACCGCCGCGAATGACATGTCGTACGAACCGGCCAGCTCCGACACCGACGCCTCGCTGGCGAGCGTGCGCTGCACGATGTCGCGTCGTGTCGCGTCGGCGAGCGCCCGGAAGATCCGGTCCACCTCGTCATCGCTGAGCTCCGCAGAATGTACAACCATATGGTTGTACATTACGGGCGACCTCACGACCTGTCAAGAGGCAAGCGACGGACGGTTGTAACCATCGCCTCTGGCACGACCCACCGGGTCGGGTGTCGCACGGAACGGCGACCGAGGAGGAACCGGGTCGGGTGTCGCACGGAACGGCGACCGAGGAGGAACCGGGTCGGGTGTCGGAGGGAACGGCGACGGAGTCGACGTTTCCGGAGATCACCCGACTCCGGTGAGGAGCGTGCGCGCCCGGGTCGGGTGATCTCCCGAAACGCCTCGGCTGCGCCTCGGTGTTCCGTACGACACTCGACCCGGTGGGGGCTGCGCCTCACCCGTCACCTCTGGCACCTGACCCGCTCGAGGGTCGTCAGGTGCCGGGTTCGAGGAGGCCGGATTCGTAGGCGTAGACGACGGCGTGGACGCGGTCGCGCAGGGCGAGCTTCATCAGGATCCGCTTGACGTGGGTCTTGACGGTGCTCTCGCCGACGATCAGCTCGGTGGCGATCTCCTTGTTCGACAGCCCCTGCGCGATCAACAAGAGCACCTCGCGTTCGCGGTCGGTGAGCCGGTCCAGTTCACGGTTGCTGACGTCGGTCGCCACCGGGCCGTCGGCGGTGGCACGGGAGAACTCGCGCATCAGCCGTCGCGTCACCGACGGCGCCAGGAGAGCGTCGCCGCCCGCCACGACTCGGATGCCGGCCAGCAGCTCCTCGGGCGGCGTCCGCTTCAGCAGGAAGCCGCTCGCTCCGGCCCGGACGGCGTCGTACACGTACTCGTCGATCTCGAACGTCGTGAGCACGAGCACCCGTGGCCCGTCATCGGTGTCGACGTCGTCGGCAGCGTCGGCCACGTCGCCCAGGCCGACCGGCTGGCCGACGATCCGACGGGTCGCTTCCAAGCCGTCCATGCCGGGCATGCGGATGTCCATCACGACCACATCGGGCTCCGTCGAAGCGGCGAGTTCGATCGCTTCGGCGCCGTCGCCAGCTTCGCCCACGACCTCGAGGTCGTCCTGGGTCTCGATCATCATGCGCAACCCGGCGCGCACCAGCACGTCGTCGTCGACGATCAGCACTCGGATGGTCATCGTTCGTCCTCCGCTCGGGGGATGCGGGCCTCGACCCGGTAGCCGCCGCCGGCCCGTGGCCCGGTGACGAGGCGGCCACCCAACAACTCGACGCGTTCGCGCATCCCGATCAGTCCGCGGCCGCCGCCGGTGGTGGCGGTGGATGCGGCGCCGCGACCGTCGTCGCGCACCTGCACCACGAGCTCACGCTCGTCGCACCGCAGGGCGACCTCGATGTGGGCCGGTCCGGCGTGCTTGACGGCATTGGTGAGCGCCTCCTGCACGATGCGGTATGCGGTGGCGCCGGTCGTGCGTTCGACCGTCCGGTCGAGTTCGGCCGGGCACTCGTTCAGGTAGTCGATGTCGGCGCCGGCGGAGCGCACCCCGTCGACGAGGCGGCCGATGTCGGCCAGGCCGTAGGCGGGTTCGAGCGGCGCGGCGTCGTCCGCTTCGCGCAGCAGGCCCAGCATCCGGTCGAGGTCGGACAAGGCGAGTCGGCCGACCCGCTCGATCTCTCGCAGTGAGCCGACGGCGCGGTCGTCCTCGGTGGCGAGGCGGGCGGCGCCGGCCTGCATCACCATCACGTTCACGCTGTGGCCGACGGCGTCGTGCAGCTCGCGTGCGATCCGGTTGCGTTCCTCTGCGACGGCCTGGCGGGCGACGGCATCGACCGCCGCCTGGGTCGCGGCCGCGTGTTCGGCGAGGGCCGCCTGGCGTTCCTGCGCTGCACGCACCTGCGTCCCGAACGCCCAGCCGACCAGGAAGAACATGGCGAAGACGAACCGGGCGCCGCCGTCGAACGAGTCGATCTCGCCGGGCCCGTAGAAGGTGATCGGCCACACGGCGACCAACGCGACCGCCAGGATCGTCGCCGACACCCGTGGCGGCCGGGTGAGCGCCACCGTGTACGAGAGCGGCACGAGCGCGAGCGTCCCGTTGCCCTCGCCGTACTCGAAGGCGGCGACGAGGTAGATACCGATCGCCGCCGCGAGCACGGTGAGCGGGGCGAGACGCCGGACGACGATCAGCGCTGCCGGCCCGAGGACGAGGAGCCAGCCGGGGAAGCCGACGGCGCCGAACTCGTCGACGGCGTCGGGCCGGGACATCTGGACGACCGTGACGAACACGAGTGTCAGCGCCCCGCAGGCGTCGGCGACGAACCAGATCGGGGCGCGATTCGGGGTGCGGTCGGGAGCGAACCACGTCATCACGTGCGTCGACAGTATCGGCCACTCGTCGGGCGGTCGTCCCCCTGTGGGGGGACACGAGCACCGTCCAGGGGGACGGCTCGGAACCGCCCCGTGGAGGGACGACCGCGACGGGTCCCGACGTGGAGAGTGGTCATCGTTCGGGCAGCACGGCCCGTCCCCACCGCTCAGGAGCCATCGATGTCTCTCCCCTCATCCACCCACAACCACCGCACGGCAGCGATCTCACTCGGGTTGTTCGCCATGGTGTGCGCCGCGTGTGGCAGCGACAGCAGCTTCACCGTCGGCGACGGCGGTGATGCGGTCGAACCGGCCGGTGTCGACGTCTCGGTGTCGGCCGGTGTGTCGATCGCCCGTGACGACAGCGACCTCCCCGATCTCGAGTCGCTGGAGGTCGTCGACGGCATGGTCACGTTGCCCGACGGCTGGTTCGAGATGGCCGGCTACGGCACCGTCCTTCACGTCGACGGCGACGACGTCGTGCCGTACTACGTGACGACGTCGACCTGCACGATGGGTGACACCGAGGACAACGAGTTCCCGGTCGACCGTGCCGAGGCCGTCGACGGCGTCCTCGTCGTCGACCTGGTCGGCACCACGACCGTCAACCGTCTCCTGCCCCTGTCGGGCGGTCTCGAGTGCGACAGCGACCCCGACGACGCACTCATCGCACTCGACGAGCTCTTCGCCACCCACTACCCGTTCTTCGACGAGCGCGGCCTCGACTGGAACGACGAGATGGACCGCATCCGCACCGCCGCCGACGTCGGTGACGAGGCCCTCGCTGCCGAGGTGGAGGCGTTCGTCCAGCGGCTCGGCGACGGCCACACGACCTTCGGCGGCGACGTCGACGTCGACCCGGCCGACTTCGGCGTCGACGGTGTGACGACCGTCGAGCAGGTGAACGAGCTCTACGCCGACGAGGCCGCGGCGACGCTCGCAGCCATCGACGACCTCGACTTCGATCCGGCCGTGAGCGTCGGGTGGGGCACCCTCGCCGAGGGCGTCGGCTACCTCGTCGTGACCGACTTCCTCGCCGACGATCACGAGGCGTTCGACGCCGCCCTGTCCGACGCCGTCGCCGCCCTCGACGAGCGGTTCGACCGGCTGGTCGTCGACATGCGCTTCAACCCCGGCGGCTACGGCGACCTCGCGGTGCTGACGGCGGGCTTCTTCACCGACGAGCCGACCCAGGCCTACCGCAAGTGGGCGTACGCCGAGCCCGATCCGTTCGTGCAGACCGTCGAGATCGAGCCGGCCGACGAGCACTTCGACGGGACGATCGCCGTGCTGACCTCGCCCGTCACGGCGAGCGCAGCCGAGGAGTTCCTGCTCTCGATCCGTGCGGTCGCCGATCCGATCATGGTCGGCGCCCCGTCGTTCGGCGCCTTCTCCGACGCCATCGACTGGGTGCTGCCCGACGGCACCGAACTGACCCTGTCGATGGAGGTCTACACCGACCTCGACGGCGTCTCGTACGAGGGCACCGGCATCCCCGTCGACGTGCCCGCCCCCTTCGACCAGACGGTCGAGGCCGCGCTGACCGAACTCACCTCGACCCCCTGACCTCACCAGCCCTCCACCCAATCCCCAACCACCGATCACTCACCCACACAGAAAGCACCGAACCATGAGCACCACCACCCGTCAGCCCGTTCCGACCACCTCCACCGACGACCGGAGCAGCCGCATCGGTGGCGTCGCCGCCGTCGTCGCCGCCCTCACGTTCGTGTTCGGCATCGTCATGTTCGCCACGAGCATGACCGACTACACGACGGGCGATCCCAGCCCGGCCGAGTCGGTCGACTTCCTCGTCGCCCACCAGGGCTCGCTCCTGGTCTGGTACGTCGTCATCTACATCGTGTTCGGCATCGCCCTCGTGCCGCTCGCCCTCGCCCTCCACCGACGAGTGGCACCGGCCATGCCGATGCTGGCCAAGACGGCCACCGCCTTCGGGTTGATCTGGGCGGGCCTGATGTTCGCCACCGGGATGATCTCGAACATCGGGATCGAGGTCGTCGCCGACCTGGCCGGCTCGCACCCGGGCGACGCCCCGGCCGTGTGGTCGGCGATCGACGCCGTCACCGACGGCCTCGGCGGCGGCAACGAGTTGGTCGGCGCACTGTGGATCGGCCTGATCAGCGTCGCCGCCCTCGCCTCGGGCGCCCTCCCGAAGGCCCTCAACTGGTTCGGCGTGGTGACGGCTGTCGGCGGCCTGGCCACCCTCGTCCCCGGCTTCGAAGCCGCCGAGATGGTGTTCGGCCTCGGCTCGATCGCCTGGTTCGTCTGGATCGGCATCGCCCTTCTCCGCGACCGCACCGCCTGACCCGAGCCACCTCCCACCAACGCACACCGACCTACCACGCACGACACACAGGAGTCCACCATGACCATCACCACCGAACCCACCACCGAAACCTCGACCTTCGCACCGCCGCAGACCGGTGCCCCCGCCGCCGGGTTCGCCGCCAGCGCCACCGATGCGGTCAAGACCTACGGCCGCGGCGACGCCGCCGTCCACGCGCTCGACGGTGTCACCGTCGGCTTCGAACGGAACCGCTTCACCGCCATCATGGGCCCGTCCGGGTCGGGCAAGTCGACGCTCATGCAGGCCGTTGCCGGCCTCGACACGCTGACGTCCGGCTCGGTCGCCATCGGCGGCGTCGAGCTCTCGTCGCTGAACGACAAGCAGCTCACCCGCATGCGTCGGGACAAGATCGGCTTCATCTTCCAGTCGTTCAACCTGGTGCCGACCTTGACCGCCCGGGAGAACATCCTGCTGCCGCTCGATCTCGCCGGCCGCAAGGTCGACCGCGACTGGCTCGACCACGTTGTGTCGACCGTCGGCATGGGGGAGCGCCTCCGCCATCGCCCGACCGAGCTGTCGGGCGGCCAGCAGCAGCGCGTGGCCGTGGCCCGTGCGCTCGTCAGCCGCCCCGAGATCGTCTTCGGTGACGAGCCGACCGGCAACCTCGACAGCCGCGCCGGCGCCGAGGTGCTGTCGTTCCTGCGCACCGCAGTGCGCGAACTCGACCAGACCGTCGTGATGGTCACCCACGATCCGATCGCCGCGTCGTACGCCGACCGGATCGTCTTCCTCGCCGACGGTCGCATCGTCGACGAGATGCTCTCGCCCACGCCCGACTCGGTGCTCGACCGCATGAAGCGGTTCGAGTACTGATCCGGCGACCTCCACGAAGGGACACGCCATGTTGCGCCTCTCCATCCGTTCGCTGCTCGCCAAGAAGCTGCGATTCATCACCACCGCGGTCGCCATCGTCCTCGGCGTCGCCTTCACGGCGGGGACGATGATCCTCGCCGACACCATGTCGGCGTCGTTCGGCACCGCGATCGAGGGCGTCGCCGACGGCGTCGACGTGGTCGCCCGCGGTCACCGCCTCGACCCCGACGACCCGCTCACCGCCCGCGCCGAGATCCCCTTCGACACGCTCGATACGATCGCCGACCTTCCGGGTGTGGCTGCCGCCGCTCCCTACTCGGAGGGCTACACGGAGGTGATCGGCGCCGACGGTTCGACGATCGACGTGATGCAGAGCGTCGGGTTGAACTGGATCGACGACGACGTCCTCGCGTTGTACGAGATCGTCGACGGTCGTGCCCCGTCGGCCTCCGGTGAGGTCGCACTCGGCGACAACACAGCGGAGCTGGCCGACGTCGCGATCGGTGACCCGGTCGACCTGCTCACGGTGCGCGGCCGCGAGACGTTTACCGTCGTCGGCTTCACCCAGCTCTCGGGTGGTTCGGCGTTCGGTAACACGGGGTTCGTCCACTTCACCGACGCCGACGCCGACGGCCGCATCACCGAGCCGGGTCAGACCGACTGGGTGATCGCCCGCGGCGACGGTTCGGTCACGCCCGATGCGCTGGCCGCCAGCGCCTCGCTCGTGCTGCCCGATCAGAACATCGTCACCGGTCAGGGCATGATCGACGAGCAACAGGCCGACGTCGACCGCGCCGTCGACCTCATCCGCACGATCCTGCTCGTGTTCGGGTTCATCGCCCTGTTCGTCGGAGCGTTCACGATCGCCAACACCTTCACGGTGACGATCGCACAGCGGACGAAGGAGCTCGCCCTGGTGCGTGCGATCGGAGCCGGCCGCCGCCAGGTGCTCGGCTCGGTCGTAATCGAGGCGGCCGTGCTCGGTGTGGTCGCTGCCGCAGCGGGTGTCGTCGCCGGCATCGGCGTCGCGGCTGGGCTGATCCAGCTGTTCGCCACCTTCGGTCTCGAGTTCCCAGACTCCGACCTCGTCATCGCCACCCGGACGATCGTCTGGTCGATGGCGACCGGCGTCGGTGTGACGATCGGGTCGGCCCTGCTGCCCGCCCGCCGTGGCGCCTCGGTCGCTCCGGTCGAGGCGATGCGCGAAGCCTCGACCGAGGCACCGGGTGTCCCCATCCGGCGCACGGTCGTCGGCCTGGTCGCCGCCGTCGCCGGTGTCGCCTTCCTCATCGTCGGTGGTTCCGACGGGAACGCCAAGACCGTCGGTTACGGCATCGCCCTCGCCTTCGTCGGTGCACTGGCGCTCGGCCCCGTGCTCGTCCGCCCGGTCGTCGCGGCCCTCGCCGTGCCGCTCGGCTGGTTCGGTGCGAGCGGTCGTCTCGCCGCTGCGAACGCCCGCCGCAACTCGAAGCGGTCGGCCGCAACGGCGTCGGCGCTCACGATCGGCGTGATGCTGGTCGCCGGTGCCGCCATGTTCGCGAGCACCGCATCGGAGACGGTGCGCGGCGACGTGGAAGAGGTGTTCGTCGCCGACCGGATCGTGCGTTCGCTCGGGATGAGCCCGGGCATGCCGACCGAACTCGCCGTCGCCCTCGCCGACATCGACGGCGTCGACGTCCTCCCGATGCAGACGGCCGACGTCTCGATCGACGGTGACATCGCCACCGTGTCGGGTCTCGACCTGGCCGACGCCGACGGCTTCCTCGACGTCGAGGTACTCGACGGTGCGATCGACGCCACCTCGTTGGCGGTCGGCGACCAGCTCGCCGCCGACCAGGGCTGGTCCGTCGGTGACTCGGTCGACATCACCTTCACCGACGGCACGTCGGAGCAACTCCCGATCGGTGCGATCCTCGACGAGGGCGCCGCCCTCGAACCGATCGTCGCCCCGTACGACCTCGTCGCCGCTCACGGCATCGGCCTCGACCGGCTCCTCTTCATCGACGCCGGCGACGACGCCGCGATCGCAGCGGTCGAGGCGGTCACCGACCAGATGCCGACCGCCACGGTCGAGACGGTGTCGGAGCTCTCCGCCGCCATCGCCGGCACGTTCGACACCCTGCTGACGATCGTGCTCGGCTTCCTCGGCTTGGCGATCGTGATCGCCGTGCTCGGCATCGCCACCACGATCGGCCTGTCGGTGCACGAGCGCACCCGTGAGCTCGGCGTGTTGCGAGCGGTCGGCATGAGCCGCAGCCAGCTGCGCCGGTCGATCCGGTTGGAGGCGATCGTCATCGCCCTGTTCGGTACAGCGGTCGGCGCCGCCCTCGGCATCGGCGGGACGTGGGCCCTGCTCACGACCCTCGGCGACGACGGCTTCGCCTCGCCCGTCCTCCCGATCGGGCCGCTCGTCGGCACTGCAATCGGCGCCATCCTCGCCGGCACCGCCGCCGCGGCACTCCCCGCCCACCGAGCCGCCCGCCGCCCCGTCCTCGACGCCATCCGCGCCGACTGACGCCCCCAACGGGTCGGGTGTCGTACGGAACGCTGAGGCGCAGCCGAAGCGTTTCGGGAGATCACCCGACCCGTTCGACGACCAGCCCACGCTCGACGGTGCCGTGCCCGTTCCTCCCGGAACGGCTGCGGCACCGTCGTCCCGTTCCAGAGGCGACCTCGACGCGCCTGACGGTCAGGGCATGAGCTGCACGGCGGCGAGGAGGAGGGTGCTCCAGCCGGCCATGAAGGTGACGATCCAGCGCAGCTGACGGCTGTTCTGGTCGTGCATCTCCGAGCGGAGATCGGCCGTCGACACCTGCATCTCGGCCCGCAGCTGGGTCGCCAGTGTCTGCATGTTCGTCTCGACGGAGCGGATGCCGGTCTCCACGTCGCTCCGGACGCCGGTCTCCATCGCCTTCATGTCGCCGCGGATACCGGCTTCCATCGCTCGCATGCCCGCTTCGGATGCCTTGATCTCGGCACGAAGGTCGCCGGCCATCGCATCGAGGTCGGCGCGCAGCAGGACCCGTGTGGCGCTGAGGTCGTCCTTGGTGGCGACCTGATCCCAGGTGACCGGTGGTAGGTGTGCCATGAGTGCGTCGGTCGACTTGCGGCCGATGGAGGTTTCGAGTTGTCGATGCAGTTCGAGTCGGGTGCGGTCGTCGACCGGCATGTGGTTCTCCTCGTTCGATGGGAGCGAGGGGAAGTCGGTACCGCAACCGCACCAGTGGGGTGTGCGCCCGCCAGTGGGGCGGAGCCGGTGCGGTCAGTTGGAGCCGGCCCAATCCTCGACGGTCACCGACGACACCGACAGCGACGATCCGATCGTGCCGTCCGCCTTGCTCACGCCCGTCTTCACGCCGGCGCTCTTCACGACGCCGTGGGTGTCGATCAGCATGTACGTGATGTTGGCGGTGGCGATCACGCTGAACTTGTCGTCGAACCACAGGGGTTTGTCGTCGGTGACCTGATCGAGCGAAGCGGTCGCCGCCGACACGTAGGCGACGTGCGTGAACGGCGAACCGCCACCGTGGAGCTGTTCGTAGAGCGCGGCGGTCACGAACAACGACCGCGCTCGGCCGTCGGCCGTTGCGTGGATCGCCGTGATGAACTCGTCGATGCCGGCGACGAGTTCGTCGATCATGCCGACCTGCCCGGATGCGATCTCGAACCGTTTCGACAACAGGGCCACCGCTCGGAGTGCGTTCTCGAGGTTGTCGAGGCGTTGTCGGCGATCGTCGTCGTTCGGCTTCGACTCGTCGAACAGCTGCTGCGCGCGAGCCGCGGTCGCCGTCGCCTGCGTCAGCTCGATCTGCGTCGTGGTGCGCTTGGCCTCGAGGCCGATCTTCGACGTGTGCAGCTGCGATCGGCGCTCGCGCAGGGTCCGATCGGCGTCGGCGATGCTGCCGTTCGGGACGGGGCGGAAGTCGTCGACGCGGACGGTGCGTTGCTGCCCGAGCAGGCGGCCGGCCACGTCGGCGACGGCGGCACGCTGATCGAGTTCGAGGGTGCCGCTCGTCGTGGCCCGCTTCGCCGTGAGCAGCGACAGGATCCCGGGAATGGCGGCAGCGACCGCCCCGGCGACCATCTCCATCCCTCCGATGGACTTGGTGGTGATCTCCTCGTCGGTCGTGTTGTCGATCTCAACGTCGGTAGTGGGCCGGCCACCGAGTTCGGCGAGGAGATCGTCGGCGGCCTTGCTCAGGCCCGCGAGTCCCTGACTGACCTCGAGGCGGATGCCGTCCGCCGTCGCCAGGTCGGGGTCCGACGTCACGAGGATCGAGACGGTTTGGCCCGCGATCTGCCGCTCGATCGCCCGTGAGACCTTCTCGGCTGCTTGGCCGAGCGCGAGGCGGGCCATTCCGCCGCTGAGGAGGGGGCGGTCGCCTCCGACGTTCAGCTCGCCGGGCTTCACGTCTGCGAGGTTCGGGACCAGTGCGGCGATGCGCTTGCGTCGGGACTCGGCGGCGGCCGACTCGGCCTCGGTCGCCGTCTTGCGGAGCTCGGCTTCTTTCTGGCGGCGGACGAGGCCGGGGTCGACGACCACATCGGCGGTGCGTCGTGCCTGCTCCGCTTCGGCGGTGTTCTTGGCGTGTGCGGCGGCCCGTGCCGCCGCTGCCGCCTCGGATTCGTAGTCGGCGAGTTCTCGTTCGGCCTTGGCGGCTTCGGCGAGGGCTTTGCGAGCTTTGGCGTCTGCTTCGACGTCGGCGGGGTCGGTCGCGTTGTCGGCTGGTTCGGTCATGGTTCCTCCGGGTGTCACGTCGGTCGGTCGGTGATGAGGTCGTGTCGCATGCGGCCGCGGGCGCTCGGGATCTCCCATTCCCAGATCGCCATCGCACCGCGGACCCACCGGTTGATCTGGACGGCGATGCCCGGATCGAACAGAGGCTGCTCCACGCCGGCCGGCGGTGCGTCGCCGTCGATCGCTGCGGCGATGTCGTGTGCGGTCGCATGCTCGAGCCACGCCAGCAGTCGCGGTTCGGAGATGAACGGCGACGGTGACGACGGGCTGTCGGTTGCCGCGGCTGCGGTGAGCACGGCTCGGCTCGCGAGCGGGGTGTCGAGCCGCCCGTCGAGCGGCCGGAGTGCTTCGACGGCGCCTGGTCGAGTTGCGACCAGCGGGATCGCCGGGAACGGATCGGGAACGGCGTAGGGGCGTGGCGCCCCGATGAACTCCTTGTCGATCACGAACACGCCGGGCAGCGGCACGCCGGTGCCATCACCGCTGAGGTTCGCCTGCAGCATCGAGAGCCAGGTGCGAACGACGGCGATCAGTCCGCTGACGCGAGCCGCCGCGAACGAGGTGCCGCGATCTCGCTCGCTCGTCGCCAGGGCGCTGCGGCCCCAGGCGACGACGTCGGGGTCGAGGTCGGGTCGTCGCTCGCCGCCGCGCGCCGAGTAGTGGGCGACGGTCGTCCCGGCTTCGTCGTCGGTCGCACCGACCGCCAGCACGTCGTCGGACTCGGCCCACGGCGACAGGGTCTCGAAGCGGTAGGTCGGGTCGTGCCCGTTGCCGGCCGCGACGACGCACACGGTGAGGCCCGACACGTGGTGGAGGGCGTGAATCACGCTGTCGTCGGGTGAGGTGGGAACGAGGGCGTCGTGTCGGTCGCCGAGCGACAGGTTGATCGCCGCACAGATGGCCGGGGGTGCCGCGACACCGATCGGCTGTCCTTCGACGTACGGGTACGGGCGACCGGGCTCGACACCGCCGACCGTCCACTGGTGGCGTCGGCCACCGATGATGGCCGCGGCCCGATCGAGCCCGTGCAGGATGCCCCGTCGATCCGCGGTCAGCGGTTCGATGCCCACCACGCACGACAGATCTCGGAGTGCGCCTTCGTCGGCGCCGTCACCGGGGACGACGGCGATCGGGATGTGCTCGTACACCTGGATCGCCGAGGTCACCGTCGCCAGCTCGCCGATCGCGTCCGCGGTCCGGTCCCGGTCGATCAGCACGCTCAGGTCGGCCATCTCCTCGCCTTTCGAATCGGCCCCGCCACGAGGCGATCACGACGTTACGGAACGGTTCGGCGGCTGTCCAGACCCCGTCGGGCACCTGGGGTCGTCGCGTGAGCGGTCAGGAGATCTGGCTCGGTTCGCGCTCGGTGGCGCGGCGGTTGTCGGCGACCGAGTGGAGCGGTGACGTCGCCGGATGGGTGCGAGCCCACCGACGTTCGCGTCGGCGCTTCACCACATACCGGCGGCGGGCGACGACCGCGCCGACGAGCGCAGCGAGCAGCCCGAGCGCGATCACGACGGCAGTCGGGATCGACGAGCCGGCGTCGACACCGGACGACTCGGTCGCGACCGTGGTCGGTGCGGCGGTGGCCGGTGCAGCGACGACCGGCTCGGTCGTGGGCACCGTCGTCGGTGACGGTTCCTCCGTCGACTCGCCGTACACGCCGAGGGCGC contains:
- a CDS encoding ABC transporter ATP-binding protein, producing the protein MTITTEPTTETSTFAPPQTGAPAAGFAASATDAVKTYGRGDAAVHALDGVTVGFERNRFTAIMGPSGSGKSTLMQAVAGLDTLTSGSVAIGGVELSSLNDKQLTRMRRDKIGFIFQSFNLVPTLTARENILLPLDLAGRKVDRDWLDHVVSTVGMGERLRHRPTELSGGQQQRVAVARALVSRPEIVFGDEPTGNLDSRAGAEVLSFLRTAVRELDQTVVMVTHDPIAASYADRIVFLADGRIVDEMLSPTPDSVLDRMKRFEY
- a CDS encoding S41 family peptidase, whose protein sequence is MSLPSSTHNHRTAAISLGLFAMVCAACGSDSSFTVGDGGDAVEPAGVDVSVSAGVSIARDDSDLPDLESLEVVDGMVTLPDGWFEMAGYGTVLHVDGDDVVPYYVTTSTCTMGDTEDNEFPVDRAEAVDGVLVVDLVGTTTVNRLLPLSGGLECDSDPDDALIALDELFATHYPFFDERGLDWNDEMDRIRTAADVGDEALAAEVEAFVQRLGDGHTTFGGDVDVDPADFGVDGVTTVEQVNELYADEAAATLAAIDDLDFDPAVSVGWGTLAEGVGYLVVTDFLADDHEAFDAALSDAVAALDERFDRLVVDMRFNPGGYGDLAVLTAGFFTDEPTQAYRKWAYAEPDPFVQTVEIEPADEHFDGTIAVLTSPVTASAAEEFLLSIRAVADPIMVGAPSFGAFSDAIDWVLPDGTELTLSMEVYTDLDGVSYEGTGIPVDVPAPFDQTVEAALTELTSTP
- a CDS encoding DUF4386 family protein, producing MSTTTRQPVPTTSTDDRSSRIGGVAAVVAALTFVFGIVMFATSMTDYTTGDPSPAESVDFLVAHQGSLLVWYVVIYIVFGIALVPLALALHRRVAPAMPMLAKTATAFGLIWAGLMFATGMISNIGIEVVADLAGSHPGDAPAVWSAIDAVTDGLGGGNELVGALWIGLISVAALASGALPKALNWFGVVTAVGGLATLVPGFEAAEMVFGLGSIAWFVWIGIALLRDRTA
- a CDS encoding S8 family serine peptidase, whose translation is MADLSVLIDRDRTADAIGELATVTSAIQVYEHIPIAVVPGDGADEGALRDLSCVVGIEPLTADRRGILHGLDRAAAIIGGRRHQWTVGGVEPGRPYPYVEGQPIGVAAPPAICAAINLSLGDRHDALVPTSPDDSVIHALHHVSGLTVCVVAAGNGHDPTYRFETLSPWAESDDVLAVGATDDEAGTTVAHYSARGGERRPDLDPDVVAWGRSALATSERDRGTSFAAARVSGLIAVVRTWLSMLQANLSGDGTGVPLPGVFVIDKEFIGAPRPYAVPDPFPAIPLVATRPGAVEALRPLDGRLDTPLASRAVLTAAAATDSPSSPSPFISEPRLLAWLEHATAHDIAAAIDGDAPPAGVEQPLFDPGIAVQINRWVRGAMAIWEWEIPSARGRMRHDLITDRPT
- a CDS encoding sensor histidine kinase, with product MTWFAPDRTPNRAPIWFVADACGALTLVFVTVVQMSRPDAVDEFGAVGFPGWLLVLGPAALIVVRRLAPLTVLAAAIGIYLVAAFEYGEGNGTLALVPLSYTVALTRPPRVSATILAVALVAVWPITFYGPGEIDSFDGGARFVFAMFFLVGWAFGTQVRAAQERQAALAEHAAATQAAVDAVARQAVAEERNRIARELHDAVGHSVNVMVMQAGAARLATEDDRAVGSLREIERVGRLALSDLDRMLGLLREADDAAPLEPAYGLADIGRLVDGVRSAGADIDYLNECPAELDRTVERTTGATAYRIVQEALTNAVKHAGPAHIEVALRCDERELVVQVRDDGRGAASTATTGGGRGLIGMRERVELLGGRLVTGPRAGGGYRVEARIPRAEDER
- a CDS encoding ArsR/SmtB family transcription factor, producing the protein MVVHSAELSDDEVDRIFRALADATRRDIVQRTLASEASVSELAGSYDMSFAAVQKHVAVLEGAGLVTKHPNGRERIVRGNPDAIRRAQALLDRYEQIWRSRIDRLDALLDEDE
- a CDS encoding response regulator, with protein sequence MTIRVLIVDDDVLVRAGLRMMIETQDDLEVVGEAGDGAEAIELAASTEPDVVVMDIRMPGMDGLEATRRIVGQPVGLGDVADAADDVDTDDGPRVLVLTTFEIDEYVYDAVRAGASGFLLKRTPPEELLAGIRVVAGGDALLAPSVTRRLMREFSRATADGPVATDVSNRELDRLTDREREVLLLIAQGLSNKEIATELIVGESTVKTHVKRILMKLALRDRVHAVVYAYESGLLEPGT
- a CDS encoding DUF1640 domain-containing protein — its product is MPVDDRTRLELHRQLETSIGRKSTDALMAHLPPVTWDQVATKDDLSATRVLLRADLDAMAGDLRAEIKASEAGMRAMEAGIRGDMKAMETGVRSDVETGIRSVETNMQTLATQLRAEMQVSTADLRSEMHDQNSRQLRWIVTFMAGWSTLLLAAVQLMP
- a CDS encoding ABC transporter permease, with product MLRLSIRSLLAKKLRFITTAVAIVLGVAFTAGTMILADTMSASFGTAIEGVADGVDVVARGHRLDPDDPLTARAEIPFDTLDTIADLPGVAAAAPYSEGYTEVIGADGSTIDVMQSVGLNWIDDDVLALYEIVDGRAPSASGEVALGDNTAELADVAIGDPVDLLTVRGRETFTVVGFTQLSGGSAFGNTGFVHFTDADADGRITEPGQTDWVIARGDGSVTPDALAASASLVLPDQNIVTGQGMIDEQQADVDRAVDLIRTILLVFGFIALFVGAFTIANTFTVTIAQRTKELALVRAIGAGRRQVLGSVVIEAAVLGVVAAAAGVVAGIGVAAGLIQLFATFGLEFPDSDLVIATRTIVWSMATGVGVTIGSALLPARRGASVAPVEAMREASTEAPGVPIRRTVVGLVAAVAGVAFLIVGGSDGNAKTVGYGIALAFVGALALGPVLVRPVVAALAVPLGWFGASGRLAAANARRNSKRSAATASALTIGVMLVAGAAMFASTASETVRGDVEEVFVADRIVRSLGMSPGMPTELAVALADIDGVDVLPMQTADVSIDGDIATVSGLDLADADGFLDVEVLDGAIDATSLAVGDQLAADQGWSVGDSVDITFTDGTSEQLPIGAILDEGAALEPIVAPYDLVAAHGIGLDRLLFIDAGDDAAIAAVEAVTDQMPTATVETVSELSAAIAGTFDTLLTIVLGFLGLAIVIAVLGIATTIGLSVHERTRELGVLRAVGMSRSQLRRSIRLEAIVIALFGTAVGAALGIGGTWALLTTLGDDGFASPVLPIGPLVGTAIGAILAGTAAAALPAHRAARRPVLDAIRAD